The proteins below come from a single Zea mays cultivar B73 chromosome 8, Zm-B73-REFERENCE-NAM-5.0, whole genome shotgun sequence genomic window:
- the LOC100193700 gene encoding Sugar transporter ERD6-like 4 — MSFRDQESGGEDGGRTSSASDLRKPLINTGSWYRMPPAGGVMGSRQSSLMERLGSSAFSLRDVAISATLCTLIVALGPIQFGFTCGYSSPTQDAIIADLGLSLSEFSLFGSLSNVGAMVGAISSGQLAEYIGRKGSLMIAAIPNIIGWLAISFAKDSSFLFMGRLLEGFGVGVISYTVPVYIAEIAPQDQRGALGSVNQLSVTIGILLAYLFGMFVPWRILAVLGILPCSILIPGLFFVPESPRWLAKMGKMEDFEYSLQVLRGFQTDITAEVNEIKRSLASSRRRTTIRFADIKQKRYSVPLVIGIGLLVLQQLSGVNGILFYAASIFKAAGITNSNLATFGLGAVQVIATGVTTWLTDKAGRRLLLIISTTGMVITLVIVSVSFFVKDNIAAGSHLYSVMSMLSLAGLVAFVIAFSLGLGAIPWIIMSEILPVNIKSLAGSVATLANWLTAWAITMTASLMLNWSSGGTFAIYAVVSTMALIFVCLWVPETKGRTLEEIAFSFR, encoded by the exons ATGAGCTTCCGGGACCAGGAGAGTGGCGGGGAGGATGGGGGCAGGACGTCCTCCGCCTCCGACCTGCGGAAGCCGCTCATCAACACCGGGAGCTGGTACCGCATGCCGCCGGCGGGTGGCGTGATGGGCTCGCGGCAATCTAGCCTCATGGAGCGATTGGGCTCCTCTGCGTTCTCTCTCCGCGACGTCGCTATCTCGGCGACGCTCTGCACGCTCATTGTCGCGCTAGGTCCCATCCAGTTCGGTTTCACATGTGGCTACTCCTCACCCACGCAGGACGCCATCATTGCTGACCTTGGCCTCTCCCTCTCTGAG TTCTCCCTCTTCGGTTCATTATCTAATGTAGGGGCGATGGTAGGCGCCATCTCCAGTGGGCAACTTGCAGAGTATATCGGCCGCAAGGGG TCTCTCATGATCGCTGCGATTCCAAACATAATTGGGTGGCTCGCGATATCATTTGCAAAA GATTCCTCTTTCTTGTTTATGGGTCGGCTGCTAGAAGGATTTGGAGTTGGTGTAATATCGTATACA GTACCGGTTTATATTGCAGAAATCGCTCCTCAAGATCAGAGGGGAGCTCTTGGTTCTGTCAATCAG CTCTCCGTCACGATTGGTATATTGCTTGCCTATTTGTTTGGCATGTTTGTTCCCTGGAGAATTCTTGCTGTTCTAG GCATTTTACCCTGTTCAATCCTGATTCCTGGACTGTTCTTTGTCCCTGAATCCCCAAGGTGGTTG GCAAAAATGGGGAAGATGGAGGATTTTGAATATTCATTGCAAGTTCTGCGAGGATTTCAGACAGATATCACAGCAGAAGTAAATGAAATAAAG agatcattagcatcATCGAGGAGGAGGACAACCATAAGGTTCGCTGATATCAAACAGAAGAGATACAGTGTTCCCCTTGTG ATAGGAATCGGTCTCCTTGTCCTGCAGCAGCTAAGTGGTGTCAATGGCATTCTATTTTATGCTGCGAGCATCTTCAAAGCTGCTG GTATTACAAACAGTAATCTAGCAACATTTGGTTTAGGGGCTGTTCAG GTGATTGCTACTGGAGTGACAACCTGGTTGACTGACAAAGCTGGTCGAAggcttcttctcatt ATTTCCACCACAGGAATGGTCATTACTCTTGTTATTGTTTCTGTGTCATTTTTTGTGAAG GACAACATAGCTGCTGGTTCGCACTTATACTCTGTAATGAGTATGCTTTCACTGGCTGGACTTGTG GCATTTGTGATTGCATTTTCTCTTGGCTTGGGAGCGATTCCGTGGATCATTATGTCTGAG ATCCTTCCTGTTAACATCAAGAGCCTTGCTGGAAGTGTTGCGACCCTGGCGAACTGGCTGACAGCATGGGCCATTACAATGACGGCAAGCCTGATGTTGAACTGGAGCAGTGGAG GAACCTTTGCTATCTACGCCGTCGTGTCTACCATGGCCCTCATTTTCGTGTGCTTGTGGGTGCCTGAGACCAAGGGAAGAACGCTAGAGGAAATCGCCTTCTCATTCCGCTGA